The Candidatus Methanomethylicota archaeon genomic sequence GCTACGATAAGCATTATAGAGCTAAGGAATGGAAAGATAAATGTAGCAATTTTTTCTTTAAATTTCATCGGATTAAAAAATGAAGCAACGGTCATCCCAAAAAGAAGTGGCGTTAAAATGGTAACCATGGATTGCCAAAATCTACAAAAACCTTTTAAAATATAATCTAAGTTTATGTGGATTCCGTAAGTAAGAGAAAAAGGATTAGCTATCTTAATAGGGTCCTCTAAAAACTTCTTCGTTGACTGTATGATGTACATTTCAGGTATTAAATAGCTACGCATGTAAAATAATTGTAGCGATAAGATTACTGTTGAAACAAAAACAGTCACTCCAATGTAACTTAAATTCTTGTTTCTTTTGCAAAAAATAAATAAACAAATAAAAGGAATTAGTGTCAAAGGTATCTGAACAAACAGAATTGCACTAAGCTTATAAGCAAAAAACAAAACAACAATCAAGAATAAAGCATAAAAGCATATTTTCCCCTCCTCTTTAATTTTAAAAAGAAAGAAAATAAGCGCTAAAGTAACCAGAAGAGGGATGAAGGCTTGTAACATCCAGGCACCATGTGTCATAGCAGCAAACAATCCTGATAAAGACATATAACGCAATTTACAGTCATCATTTTTAATGCCCAATATAAAGAAGTAGGTGCTGGCAAGAATAAATAGTGTGCTTAATATTTCAGGACCATGGAGTATTGACGAATAGTATGATAGTAACGGAAAAACAGCGGAAATCAGTCCGGCAATTAGAGCAGTTTCACTACCGAAAAGTACATTTGAAATTTGATAAATCAGGAAAACAACTAAAAAACCAATAAAGAGTACAGCTAGTTTAGCGGAAGCATATGAAATATCTCCAATCCAAAAGAAAGTTGTAATCGAGAAAACAATTAAAGGATAATTAAGGAAACCTTTAACATTAAAATACGGATCTAACCAACCGTCATTCAAAATATGAGATGAAAATTTTCCTTCAGAAACTATTGTTCGGGCAAAATCACAATAAAGACCACCATCTATCCCAAGAGATGAAACATTAATGAAGAAGTAATACAAACGAACGAATGTAGTTAAAAATAAAATGAAAAACGCTGGTGAAAAAAATTGAGTTTTTTGAAGTTTAAAGTGAAAGTTTCCTGAATATCTTAAAAGCATTATAAAAATAATTGCAATTGTACAGTAAGAGATAAGACTTAAGTTGATAGGTTCTATTAAAAGAGCCCAAAATAATGTAATTATAAGTATTTGAATTGAGAAACCGAAGAGCAAACTCAATCCTAAAGTTTCTTCAAATTTAATATTGATATTTAAAACTTTAACAAGTAGGTATCCTGGAATAAAAATGTAAGATATTATGCCTAAAATGATTCGTATATTGTTTAGATAAATAGGCACAAAATTATGAAGTGTTAAAAGAAGGGCCTCCATGATTAAGACATATATCTTGTTTCGGTTTAATGATTTTTGAAAGATAATTTTATATTTGTTTAAAATTGTTAATCACCTTTTTTCGCAGATTTTGTTAACTACTTTCATGGAAAATGTAATCATATAATTTTAGTAATTTATTCTCCATTATTTTCCAATTGTACCTCCTTTCAAATGCTCGTCGCCCATTCATACCGAGCTTTTTTCTGAGAAAAGGATTATTTTTTAATTGAAAGATCGCTTTTCTTACTTCTTGAACATCATATTCTACGATGAGACCGCAATTGGCTTCACTCACGATATCTCGGCATACATTAGTTACTACGGGTACTCCTAACATCATAGCTTCAAACAGCTTGTTAGGACTCGCGATACGGTTTATTGGAATTGATGGGTCATATAGAATAGGTATGATATCGGCTTTTCTTTCGAGCTTTAAAACTTCATCAGCTTTTAATAAACCAATGTATGAAATATTTGATTTCTTCAGTAAATGTCTTAAGGTATCATCAAAGACCGGTCCGGCTAAAATTAAACGGATATCTCCCTCGTTTTCTATTGCTTTGCTGATTAAAAGTAATCCTCTATCACGCGAGATAGCTCCAGCATATACCAAAGTTAAAACATTGCCAGCTTCAAGTTTTTTCTCATCGGTAATATTTTCATCACAGTTCTCATAATATGGGCAGTTCATTATTATTTCAACATATTTAGGTAGATATTTGCCAAATGAGGATTTACGCTCCTTCGAAACTATTATTAAA encodes the following:
- a CDS encoding glycosyltransferase, yielding LIIVSKERKSSFGKYLPKYVEIIMNCPYYENCDENITDEKKLEAGNVLTLVYAGAISRDRGLLLISKAIENEGDIRLILAGPVFDDTLRHLLKKSNISYIGLLKADEVLKLERKADIIPILYDPSIPINRIASPNKLFEAMMLGVPVVTNVCRDIVSEANCGLIVEYDVQEVRKAIFQLKNNPFLRKKLGMNGRRAFERRYNWKIMENKLLKLYDYIFHESS
- a CDS encoding glycosyltransferase family 39 protein — translated: MEALLLTLHNFVPIYLNNIRIILGIISYIFIPGYLLVKVLNINIKFEETLGLSLLFGFSIQILIITLFWALLIEPINLSLISYCTIAIIFIMLLRYSGNFHFKLQKTQFFSPAFFILFLTTFVRLYYFFINVSSLGIDGGLYCDFARTIVSEGKFSSHILNDGWLDPYFNVKGFLNYPLIVFSITTFFWIGDISYASAKLAVLFIGFLVVFLIYQISNVLFGSETALIAGLISAVFPLLSYYSSILHGPEILSTLFILASTYFFILGIKNDDCKLRYMSLSGLFAAMTHGAWMLQAFIPLLVTLALIFFLFKIKEEGKICFYALFLIVVLFFAYKLSAILFVQIPLTLIPFICLFIFCKRNKNLSYIGVTVFVSTVILSLQLFYMRSYLIPEMYIIQSTKKFLEDPIKIANPFSLTYGIHINLDYILKGFCRFWQSMVTILTPLLFGMTVASFFNPMKFKEKIATFIFPFLSSIMLIVALPEDVILFGNIFPDRFLVASTSFLIILSAVTIDALITTHEKIRYIIQIAGKRMKIDSRKVFLSLTFFILFSSLIPIHINYLYKFNENYQNVIKYYGHPVIEWIKYNSSPDDVFLAADPRRLAWFTNRTFVGMTTKSGKLDISELNSLIQNFNVSYVIIDTFFMNYIPHSDFFNNLYFTHSKLGQMYPIMKEDTIVSILDELVLSGKQNYIQEFYCLKLVFEYYSEDSRAVKIYRVVRATLLIRVEFQDNFVENWGAGNNGKLLAENGVSKLIIGKGMTYTFTYRRTPLNILLEKNTTKFFAWKVIEINNVKIERIELWSDKGEFLTNIIPPSSPGTWFTYINNNVTSIGDLRVVIKGKPEGYISIKYVVIGVIQIT